Genomic DNA from Hirundo rustica isolate bHirRus1 chromosome 21, bHirRus1.pri.v3, whole genome shotgun sequence:
ACTGCTCAGGGTATTCCTGTGCTGGAAAGTGTTTCAGAGCAGATGCCACGGGCTGGAGCTGGGTACACGCCttggagaagcagctgcagagccatgCACCGGTGCTGGAACAAAGGCAGAGGCCcaagccccagctgcagcatggGACGTGTGATGAATTAATCGGAGCATGAGCTGGCAGCATTGTGTGACCACAGGCTGGCAGGGGGTCGAAGCTGGATCAGGGCTCCTCACCTTGGCACCAGCTTCCTGTTGTTCACCCTAActcccagagctggcagtgagTGCCAAGCAGCCACACTCgtgctgcagcctctctgggcagggatgcagctgaGCCAGGGGAGTAAAACCTCTCAGGCCAAaggagccctgtgccctgcagggtccctgccccagtgcagcctctgcagctctggtACTGCTCACCCAGTACACGGCTCCTGGGCCATGTCCCCATCTCCAGACAAATCCCCCTGGTGCCCAGGACCCACAGGCAAGGTCCCATCCTGCCCATGGGGCCAGGAcagtgctgctctcagcaggttCCCACCAGCACAAGGTCGTGTCCAGATAAGCCCGTTCCTTAACTTGTGCTAAGTGTGCTTTAGTCATAGTAGTTACTAAAGTAGGCAGCTCCTGTTGGGTCACAGTGTTTGCTGGCTGCATTTCTTATCTCTTCACTTTGCTGGGCTTTGGGAACACGTTAGTACAAACCATGGCTCTGTGCTTTGTCCTGGCACTGATGGCCTTGCTCTGCTGGGGGAGCTGCCTCGTGGAGAGGATCAGGGAATACATCTCCCTCTCCTTACCCAGGACTGATGTGGGTGGCTTTATTGCGCAGGCTCATGAGGTCCCTGCTCACCCTTACACGGGCTGTCTAAAACTACTAATTAACAACTGGGGGTTTGTCTCAGCAATTTACAGtttctgcagccagctcctctcAAATATGAGGGCAAGATATCTGTTCAGGGAAGAACTCGTGAACTACTCAGGAAAGTGGACTAGCACAGGTGAAGGCATCTAGCACCTGAGAGAATTAAGTGCTGCTAGAGGTCAACTACAGTGATCTAGTGTCTCCAAAGATCCAGAGGGTGTTCTGTGCATAAAGGCTGTGTGAAGGAAGGTGATTCAGAATGCGCCAGTGTCATTCTGGCAGCTTGGAAGCAATGTATTGTCCAGATATGAAAAGACCAGCTGTGAGGAAAACACCTTCTTGGCTCCAGAACTTCGATGAAATATCTGTTCTCCCTCATCTCTATAAGATAGTGCCTTGGCTGTCAGGGGCAAGAAGtcagtcccctcctgccctgctcagagggAGAGCAAGCCCCAAATGCATGTGGTGTACTCTGTTTCTTCTTGCCTGAGCAGGGGAGGTGAACAAGCAGCGGGATGGTGAgcccagctttcagcagaaagCCCATGCCTGAGATGTGAGAGGGAAGAGAGCTGTTAAGAAGAGGAAATCCCAAGAAGGCTGCCAATATAATTGCTGTAGAGCCAGAAGAAGGCAACCATCTTTCAGAGCAATCACTATGAGTGCTTAAGCCCTACTTCCCAGAAAGCAGCTGGACATCACCTGCTGATGAGAAGTAGAGAATAAATCCTTTACTTTCCTTAGCTTCTGcatgcagcttttgctttggttttattcttCTGCCTTTATCTTGACCCCTGAGTTCTTTTCCATCTCACTTTCTCCgagccctgtcctgctgaggaAGGGAGTGCTAGAGCAGCTTGGTGGGTAACTGGTGTCCACCACAGATGCCAAACAGGTTGTTGATCAGCTCAGCAACACAACAGTCACTGGGAGCCAAACCAGACCAGGTACATCCCTGCTCAGGTGGGCAAGAGATTCCAccagctgccagcacccacAGATTACTCTGGGGGTACATGGGGGCCCCTTGAGCATCAGCAcggtcagctggggtcaccgGCCATGTGGAGTAAtttgctgagctgcagggacaTGCTGCCCTCCCTAAACCCTGCAGGCAGCATCCCCTGAGGATTAGGCGTCTGCCAGTCCTGACAGGGGTGGtgcagcaaagcagagcctggcacagtgCTGCAGCGGAGCACCCTGCCTCTGTTGCCTTGGCAGGATCTGTTGTGGTGGCTCTTTCTTGTTCAGGATGAGGGCTCACCCCTTACATGCTAAATCAGATCCCTAATCAATAAATACTGGCAAATAACAGGATTGAATGGCTGCCAGGCAAAAGGAACTTGGCAGGGGCAAGTGTGCCATGCTCAGAGGCTCACTCCAGCAATGCATGGTCCTGACAGAGACCATGGGGATCTGGACTGGTTTGCAGGGATCTCCCAGTGGGTGGTGCAAGCTGCATCTGCCGCTGGTACCAGCAGCATCCTGCGCTtctgccctggtgctgctgcataCAGTGGTACCCCAAATGCACCCCTGGAGCTCCCACATTTTCCCCAGGCTGCCCTGGTCCCTGACTGCCAACAGCTTTGACCTTGGTCCCTTGTGCTGCCCACCCCCTCCTCACCCCACTAGGCTTCCCTTGTTCCCCATCTCTTCTGACAGATCACTGAAGCCAGTATTAATATAATCCCAGGCTTAATTTAAATCCTCCTCCCATCTCCTGCTTTCCCGGGGGGAGAAGGGAATTGATGCACTTTTGTGGCACCCACTCAGCCCTGGAGCTGATGCAGGATCCAGATGGCCAAAAGCCCAGATGTCCATACCAGGGgtccctgctcttccccctcTGGAGAAGGTGTCTCAGGCACGTTGCAGCCCCAGTGAGATGTGTCCCAAAGTTTCAAAGGTGTGTCTTGGTGAGCACCAGGCACCACGAGGAAGAAGAGTTGATGATGCCAGCCACAGGGGAACActgctgctccccaaaacccctctgcAGCCACCTGGGGGTCTggtttccccctccctctgctctcactgTCTGGGCGAGGCTGGCATGACCTTGCCACAATTTTCCCCTTCAACCCTCTGTAATGTTTGTATTAACTGTTTTCCCCCAGAAACCTCCTTAAAGACATTCTCGCTCCTGGTCCCGTAGGCGATTGTGAGGGTGGGGGCTTCTTGCTCTTTCGGGCATCTGTCACTGAAGTGATGAagtggggacagagggactATGAGAGGAGTGACAGGAGCAGGCAGTGAGGGGGCACAGGTGGGACTGTGAGGGCAGTGACAGGGAAGGGCGGTGAGGGGCTGCGGCGCGACAGGTGGGACTGTGAGGAGACAGGAGATCGGGGAGTGACAGGGACCAGCATTATGGGGGCTGCGGGGGGCAGGGGACATGCGGGGACTAAGGAGAGTGACAGAGGGGACTGTGAGGGGAGTGCCGGGGGCActgtgaggggctgcagggtgacATGTGGGACTGTCTGGGGAGTGCCAGGGCAGGCAGTGAGGGGATTcgggacacacggggacactgAGTGGATATCGAGAAGTAACAGGGCGGGCAGCGAGGGGGCACAGTGGGACTGTGAGGGGAGAGTGTGAGGGGGCTGAGGATGCACAGGGCGGACATGCAGGGCTGTGAGGGGAATGGTGGGGGACAGTGAAGGGGATGAGGATGCACAGGGGGACATGCGGGACTGTGAGTGGGCTGAGGATGCACAGGGGGGACATGCAGGACTGTGAGGGGAATGGCGGGGGACAGCGAAAAGGATGAGGATGCACAGGGCGGACATGCGGGACTGTGAGGCGAGTGGCGGGTCACTGTGAGCAGATTGAGGATGCACAGGGCAGACATGCAGGACTGTGAGGCGAGTGGCGGGGCACTGTGAGCGGTCTGAGGATGGACAGGGCGGCCATGGGGGACTGTGGGGGGAATGGCGGGGGACAGTGTAGGGGAAGAAGATGCACAGGGGGGACATGCGGGACTGTGAGGCGAGTGGCGGGGCACTGTGAGCGGACTGAGGATGCACAGGGCGGACGTGCAGGACTGTGAGGCGAATGGCGGGGCACTATGAGGAAGCTGAGGATGCACTGGGGGGACATGCGGGACCGTGAGGCGAATGGCGGGGCACTGTGAGCGGGCTGAGGACTCACAAGGAGGCCATGCGGGACCGTGAGGGACGATGACCGTgaggggctgcggggcggggcctgcggggcgggggcgggcccTGCCGGCCGGCGGGAGGCGCGTGCGCGGCGCAGGCGCGGGGCTGAGCGGCACCTGCGCCCcgcgggccgggcggcggcggcggccggaggGCGGTGAGGGTGAGGTAAGGGCGGAACCGGCGCCGCCGCCCTCGGCCTGGGCACCCGCGGAGGGGGGGAGGCTGGAGAGCCGCCCCTTCGCCCCGGCCCCTGCCGAGGGGGGCCCCTCCTCGGCTGCGGGCACCTCCCTGGCCGCACCCGTGGGGCGGGATGGGACCCGCCGGAGGGTCTCGCCTCCGCAGAGCCggggcctggggagcaggggggagTCGGACCCGGCGTGCCCGCCCCGCTGTTGGTACCTGCACACAGATGCTGGCGCCCTGCGAGAGCGGGTCGGCCCTGCTGCAGTGGGTTCAGCCTCCGGAGTAGCTGGCAGCGGGGCGATGTCAAGGCTGTGTCGCGGCTGCCGGCAGCGTGCTGACCtgcaggctctggagcagcctgaCATAACCTATTAGCCACTTTTAAAAGGAGTCACTTGCAAAGAGAGCATTTCTAAACAGAAACTCTGCTCGGGGCTGGTGGCCTGTGCCGAGAGGGGCTTTGGTGACAGTGACTGTCTTAAACATCCCTCAGGAAGGCTTGGGAAAGGAACAAGGGTATTGAACAGCTCACCTGCTCACGGGGCAGGATTTCCCCAAAGGCatggggagctgtgctgcagttccTCTTTGTCTCTTCTGACATTTGCATTTTGGTCTTTACTTTAGAACTACTGGGTCACACACTGCTCCTCAAATAGCCCATCAAGTTAGCTCAGCTCTGCTTGGTTTGAGGTGTTTTTGTGCAGGGAAGTGAAATTTGTGAGCCTTTTGTACAGAAAGTGCAGAAACTCACTTATAGCAGAAGTTTCTGCTTTTGGCTTTGTGGTGTTTGAAAGGGCTGCAAAAAGAGCAGAATCAGGGTTGAATAGGCCCCCCCCCGAGGTTAAGACAGAAAGCAGGGCTTGGCCTGGAAGGATTAGGAGTGCTGATCTGAGCAGTGCCACACACTTGTGCTTCAATGGGTTGGAGATGTCATCGAGACAGCACTACTCATCCCCACCCTTCCTGGGAATGTTGGTAGCAGGTGTAAGCAAGCTCCATGTCTTTTCATACCAGACTGGCTCACTTTCCTGGGTCGTAGATTCAGATGCATATTCAGTCCTCAAATCAAATTCCAGCGTGTGTGAGTGGACAGGACGAGCAGATCACAGTAATTATCATGCCCTGGATTGAGGGGAGACACAGGGTGCACAGTTTGTTCTATTCTTACCTTGGGTTCAGGTAAGAATATACACATTGTTCTGGCTCTGCCCTGGTCAGAGATGGGCTCTGTTCCGTTTCACTCAGGGCAAGTGAAACTCCTCAGTgctttgtttttgctgttttactCCAGCCATCAGTACTGCACGTGCAGGTTCCTAGAGCTCTGCTGTTGTCCTCCCATCCCCGATCAACATCACAAACTGAAAGATAACGAAGGCAGCTCTGGCAACCTTGATGActgatgtttgtttttttagcgACTGTTACGCTGGAGGAAGGTGTTCCCTGGACAGTCCTGGAGACAGAGCAGGTACAGTACAACAGCCAAACAAACCTCTTATTCCATGTCAGGCCTTCACCTTAGCCTGCAGAGTGTCCCTAGGAGGGGGAGGATGCATTGGCACTTGGCCTTGAGGGTGCTGACTAAGGAGCCTGTGGTGTCTGGGTTGTGGCAATGTGAACTCGCAGCTGAGCCCGAGCAAACTGGGCTGTGACGGGCGTTGccagcaaagagcagctggtctctgtgcctgggaaaCCCCTCCCGAGCCGGGAGATCACGCGCAGCTCCGCTGGCAAGGTGAGTCAGCATCCTCAGCATGATTAAGAACTGGCTTGACAAATTGCTTGTATTGGTATTGGACCTGCACATCTGTTACATCCTTCCAGCAGAGCAAGTCAGAGGGGAGAAATTATTTAGCTGGTGATGGTGCGGTGGAAAGGAAGGCCTGGTGATGGCCACCCCTGgtgattttgctgtttctgtggcAGCCTCACAGGATGCAGCCCCAGAGAGATGTTTTGAGTAGTGATGATGTGTTTGGGAAAACTGGGCAAGGTTTCTGATACAGAGTTTTCACCAAAAGTGGTGTAATTGATACTAAAGTCTCAACAGTTGTTTTTACCTTGCACTTAAAGGGGTCATGTGCTGCATCCATTTTGGACCTGATGGAGGACTTGAGTGCCTGAAAGTTTGTCCAGTTCCCAGCTCTAAACTCTCTAATAAGAGAGATTAGGATAATAAGATCTCTCTAAAAAGAGACATCACCTCCTGTATACAGGACTGCAGAAATGGGGATGGAAATACCATATTCTGTTCTCTGTGTGTCTTTATGCAGAACCCACAGACTGAACCCTGCAGATTGCTTTGGTACCCTGCCCCTCCGTCCTGCTGCAATGAGTGGGAAGTCCTTGCTCCTAAAGGTCATTCTCCTTGGAGATGGTGGAGTTGGGAAGAGCTCCCTCATGAATCGCTACGTCACCAACAAGTTTGACTCGCAGGCGTTCCACACGATTGGGGTGGAGTTCCTGAACCGGGACCTGGAGGTGGACGGGCGTTTTGTGACCCTCCAGATTTGGGACACTGCGGGACAGGAGAGGTTCAAGAGCCTGCGGACGCCCTTTTACCGGGGAGCAGACTGCTGCCTGCTGACCTTCAGTGTGGACGACCGGCAGAGCTTTGAGAACCTCAGTAACTGGCAGAAGGAGTTTATCTATTATGCCGATGTGAAGGACCCTGAACACTTCCCGTTTGTAGTCCTGGGTAACAAGATAGACAAACTGGAGAGACAGGTGAGCACAGAGGAGGCCCGGGCCTGGTGCATGGAAAACGGTAACTATCCATACCTGGAGACTAGTGCCAAGGATGACACCAATGTGACGGTGGCCTTTGAGGAAGCCGTGCGACAGGTGCTGGCggtggaggagcagctggagcactgcatgCTGGGCCACACCATTGACCTGAACTCCAGCTCCAAATCAGGCTCTTCCTGTTGTTGagagtggctgctgctgctttgggagcAGCGCTCGAGCCAGCAGCTGGATCGGAACACacctgggcagccctggggcactCTGAGGAGAGTGGCCACAAGGACAAGAGGTGGTTTGCTcactggggagctgcagcctcatCATCTGAATCCTGCCTGGAGTTTTCAGGCGCAGAGCATGTAtctgcaggagggagctggtAACAGAGCATGTGAGCGTAGTCTTGCCTCCATCTCTGCCTGTTTTAGTAGGTTTAAAGGGCTGAGTTAAAGTCCTTTAACTTCCCTAAACACAATAGGGATTTGTTCTGTACCAAGAACTGCCTGCAGAGCAAAGCTGAGAGCATCCTAGACACTGAAGTATTTTAGTCCTGAGCTAACAAAAAATATTAGACCCACTCCTGACCATACTGCCAAAGGAAGTCCCACTCAGCGTACTGAATGAAACCTGTCGTAAAGACTCTGGCCCATGTGACTGTGAGAAAGCCAAGTACTGGAGTGGCTGGGATGTGTGTCTGTTGTTTGGGATAAGTGCATTGTGTCCTGAGGCTGAATCGTGATGAGAATTGTTAGAGCTCTGACCTGAAGCAACATATGTAGGAGAGATGGGCTTGTGTTTGAATGTGACAGCATTGTTACTTCGTAGCTGCCTATTTCTGGCCGTTTTTCCTCACCTATAACTTTGTCTTGTGTGAGTGTTATTTTTTTTGGAGAGACTGCTTGTTGTTTAATCACGTTTCCTTGTCTCTTGTGGAAGCTCATCCTTGAAGCCCTGGTTGAAAAACACCGATGTGGACGCTCGCTGGGTCATGTCAAAGGGTTGCGCAGGAGGTCTGGAGTGTGACACTTCAGCTGGTTTCTGTCCCAAGTGATCACTGTGTTCAGGTGATGTGCTCTAGCAGACCAGATGGCAGGTGGGTGGGCTGTCTCCTGGCTGTGCAGGTGGTCTGGGGGCTCGTGCGTGGTCAGCTGTTAAACCCCCTCACTGTCTGGCACCAGTGACTGCTGTGCCTCACTGGCTGGCAGATCCACGCCTTCAGTTGCTCTGGCGTGGATGTTCCCATCTGAATGCTGCAGCGTTCACCTGTCCTGTCAGGCACAGTGCAGCTGAGCACAGTTAGCTCATGCCGTCATCCTGGCCCTTCATCCCTCGTGGGAAATCCAGGATGTTTTATCTGTAATTCCTCTGACAGACTGGTCAAGTGTCTGCTCTGTTAACTGACTGCTGTGTTCAGTCCCAGTGGGGAGAAAGCTGCACTGCTTTCTCTGTTCAATGTGGCTGAAAAATGGGCATGGGGGGCCCAAGGAACCTTCTGGAAGGGATGCCAGGCTTTGCTCCCATCTCCTGCCCTCTGCTAGGTGTTAGTCCCAGGCTGGCTGTGTAGCAGAGATGAGCTTGCTGACTGCTGTCTTTGCCTTCCAAACCTCGTGCCCTGCAGCCTCCCGTCCAAGCATTTGGCCAAAGCTGTGACTGCCCACAGGCACGTAGGAGCCTGCCCCGAGCACGTATCCACTGGCTGTCATTCCCACTGTGATCAGCTGCTGGATGGTAAATTCTGTAGCTCTGATCAAGCAACCCTCCCTTCAGCTGTGCTTTAGAGCAGGGCAgtctctgccctgtgctggcagcttgTCCCTGTCATGGCACAGCCTCTGAGCACGCAGAGCGCGAGCATTCCCTCATTTCCTCTGGGGCAACCCAGGGAGATCTTGCCCTTCTCTGCAGGGCACCCGTGTGTGGAAGGGACTGGAGTATTAATGCTTCAGGGGGATCTAATTTCTAAACAGTCCTGAACGGTTGCATTCATGGCAAGTGAATGCTATCTAGGCAGCTCTTGCAGTCTCTGGAAAAACACGTCCCTTAAGGAGAAGGTTCTGCCTCTGTAGGTGGAAGAGGTTTTTACAGGATGTTATTGTTACTGCTTATTTAACTATGTCTGACCTCCTGAGGCCTctagatttttcttcattagcACTGCTTGATATTTCAAGATCCCAGGCTCTGTGACCTGCGGTTCCAGTTTCCATCCCTGAAGAGCCTCATTCCCTGGAGCTGGTTTGCACAGGGGCTCAGGGTCAGAACAGACTCCAGCTCCCGTGTGCTGGCTGGccctgccagggagctgctgagcgAGCTCCCTGCAGGTGAAACTGCCCCTTCCTGGGATCTGTGTGAGGACTGGCACCTCCTATGGAAGGAGGGCAGAGATTCAGCATTCCACAGTGCAGGAGGCACATGTGCAGCTGTTTGCAGCACCCTGTGCCTGTCAATGCTGGTGGCTAAAGCTCAAGAGCCTCATTGTGCACGTGTTACACGTTTATTTCTAAGACATTGGATCATTGatttgttttatattaaaaccTCCCTATTATATTAGGcttatgtggtttttttttttaaggtagaGCATAATATATTTcaattgtttaatttattttaaatgaagcgCACAATTCCCAAAGGAACCAGGATTTTGAATTCTGTTGCAAGTTCGGTGCAAACAGCCATCCCTTCCCCTGTGTCCACTCGTGCTGCTGCGGTTGTTGCTATTGCTACAGAACTGGAATTGTAAAACCAAGATTCTACCTTTAtttaagcaaataaaacatGGATGTATTCAAGTGAGTTTGGGGAGTTGATGCCTTCTTGGTTTATCAATGTTAAAGTCAGCTTTTGTTCTTCTGAGGAGCGGTTAGTTAACAGCCCCCGGCAGGGAGAAGTCACTGAGGGATCAGAGGGATGTTCCTTCGTCTCCCTACCTGGGCCAGGAGCTGAAGGGTCAGAACTCAACAGCTGAACCCTCTGACCAGTTTTGTCTTTTCAAGAGAATCTGAAAACAGTTTCAGAGCAGAAATATTCCACATGGCTTCCTTCTGTCACTGCATCTTAAATTCTCAGCCTGGGCTCTCAGCAGCAAGTCCGGTACTTTCCTGTGACTTCTTGCGGTGATCTTGGAACTGGTTTTAACTCGTGCTCCAGGGGGTTTTAACCAGGCACGATTTCCATAGGATGCTGGGAGGAAATCAGCATATGGGGACTGTTCTCTCACTGTC
This window encodes:
- the RAB9B gene encoding ras-related protein Rab-9B, encoding MSGKSLLLKVILLGDGGVGKSSLMNRYVTNKFDSQAFHTIGVEFLNRDLEVDGRFVTLQIWDTAGQERFKSLRTPFYRGADCCLLTFSVDDRQSFENLSNWQKEFIYYADVKDPEHFPFVVLGNKIDKLERQVSTEEARAWCMENGNYPYLETSAKDDTNVTVAFEEAVRQVLAVEEQLEHCMLGHTIDLNSSSKSGSSCC